In Turicibacter sanguinis, a genomic segment contains:
- a CDS encoding cation:dicarboxylate symporter family transporter: MTSSFFTDFLYLTDIRTVIFIAILIALFFVMKQFEKKKVKFSTRMLSATAIGLVLGLLIQVVGGFPDVPMDVPFIAEINKWYGLVANGFMDLLKMLVVPLIFFSIIRVIINMKEGENLGAMTARTLLTLVGTTTIAAIIGLIIGNLFKLGVSTTLMEGDVSIREVSSIVDTLRGLIPSNPIAAMAEGNVVAVVIFAAFLGIATKRQTKKYYDVVKPFIDFVEAFYKIILSVAMTIIKWMPYAVIALLANTIAGRGMSALGQVFDFIIALYVGVAVMFVVQLILIAMNGLNPFRYVKNVLDALVLAFTSRSSLGTLPVSIEKLTDNVGLDNGTATFVGSLGSNAGMNGCAGLYPALVAVMVANMTGTPIDLSFIAMLVLVIALASFGIAGIPGSATMAISVVLSGMGMGAYFPLIAGVIAVDPILDMGRTMLNVNGTLTTAVLIGKKYNHIDKDVFYGRKTLTEDEE; the protein is encoded by the coding sequence ATGACAAGTTCATTTTTTACAGATTTCTTATATTTAACCGATATTCGAACGGTTATTTTTATTGCGATTTTAATTGCTTTATTCTTTGTGATGAAGCAATTTGAAAAAAAGAAAGTTAAATTTTCAACACGTATGTTATCGGCAACTGCGATTGGTCTTGTACTTGGATTATTAATTCAAGTTGTAGGCGGATTCCCAGATGTTCCGATGGATGTTCCATTTATTGCAGAAATTAATAAGTGGTATGGATTAGTGGCAAACGGATTCATGGATTTATTAAAAATGTTAGTTGTCCCACTTATTTTCTTCTCAATTATTCGTGTTATTATTAACATGAAAGAGGGAGAAAATTTAGGAGCGATGACAGCTAGAACCTTGTTGACGTTAGTTGGAACAACAACGATTGCGGCGATTATTGGATTAATCATTGGAAACTTATTTAAGTTAGGGGTTAGCACAACGTTAATGGAGGGTGATGTTTCTATTCGTGAAGTGAGTTCAATTGTTGATACACTTCGTGGGCTAATTCCATCTAATCCAATTGCAGCGATGGCAGAAGGAAATGTGGTAGCAGTTGTTATTTTTGCGGCTTTTTTAGGAATTGCGACGAAACGTCAAACGAAAAAGTATTATGATGTGGTGAAGCCATTTATTGATTTTGTAGAAGCTTTCTATAAAATCATTTTAAGTGTTGCGATGACAATCATCAAATGGATGCCATATGCCGTGATTGCCCTACTAGCAAATACGATTGCGGGACGTGGAATGTCAGCTTTAGGACAAGTGTTTGACTTTATTATTGCCCTGTATGTTGGAGTCGCTGTGATGTTTGTGGTGCAATTAATCTTAATTGCAATGAATGGATTAAATCCATTCCGTTACGTTAAAAATGTATTAGATGCCTTAGTATTAGCCTTTACTTCACGTTCAAGTCTTGGAACATTACCTGTAAGTATTGAAAAGCTAACCGATAATGTTGGACTTGATAACGGAACGGCTACTTTTGTTGGAAGTTTAGGATCTAATGCTGGAATGAATGGATGTGCGGGACTTTATCCTGCATTAGTCGCGGTCATGGTAGCTAACATGACGGGAACACCGATTGATTTAAGCTTTATTGCGATGTTAGTCTTAGTGATTGCGTTAGCTTCATTTGGAATTGCTGGAATTCCTGGGTCTGCAACGATGGCGATTTCAGTTGTGTTATCAGGAATGGGAATGGGAGCTTATTTCCCACTGATTGCAGGAGTTATTGCGGTTGATCCGATTTTAGATATGGGACGTACGATGTTAAATGTAAACGGAACATTAACAACAGCTGTTTTAATTGGAAAAAAATATAATCATATTGATAAAGATGTGTTCTATGGACGCAAAACATTAACTGAAGATGAAGAATAA